In Streptomyces sp. RFCAC02, the following proteins share a genomic window:
- a CDS encoding GNAT family N-acetyltransferase yields the protein MSETRSSVIRPYRPGDRDALHDICIRTGHLGGDARGHFRDPDILPALFAAPYAELDPGLVFVADEGDGAFGYIVGTADSTAFFAAFRERWLPTVADRFPEPEGEPAGPDEDLRSLLHHAERMLVPEIAAEYPAHLHIDLLPHGQGRGLGRKLMGTYLDALRERGVPGVHLGMSPENTRARAFYDRMGFVLLPEPDDEPGPTIHLGMRLS from the coding sequence GTGAGCGAAACCCGATCCTCCGTCATACGCCCCTACCGGCCGGGCGACCGTGACGCCCTGCACGACATCTGCATCCGCACCGGCCACCTGGGCGGCGACGCGCGGGGCCACTTCCGCGACCCCGACATCCTCCCCGCCCTCTTCGCGGCGCCCTACGCCGAGCTGGACCCCGGCCTGGTGTTCGTCGCCGACGAGGGCGACGGCGCGTTCGGCTACATCGTGGGGACCGCCGACAGCACCGCCTTCTTCGCTGCGTTCAGGGAGCGGTGGCTGCCCACCGTCGCGGACCGCTTCCCCGAGCCGGAGGGCGAGCCGGCCGGCCCCGACGAGGACCTGCGCTCCCTGCTGCACCACGCCGAGCGGATGCTCGTCCCCGAGATCGCTGCCGAGTACCCCGCGCACCTGCACATCGATCTGCTCCCCCACGGCCAGGGCCGCGGCCTCGGGCGGAAGCTGATGGGGACGTACCTCGACGCCCTGCGGGAGCGCGGCGTGCCGGGCGTGCACCTCGGCATGAGCCCGGAGAACACACGTGCCCGCGCGTTCTACGACCGCATGGGCTTCGTCCTGCTGCCCGAGCCGGACGACGAGCCGGGGCCGACGATCCACCTGGGCATGCGTCTGTCCTGA
- a CDS encoding S8 family serine peptidase: MPMSLRPSHRHLSRVTLAAGLVAALAVTGAAPALATDSDPLSVPDKPIDEKFSTQDATLLAEAKDAGDPFVTLMIAAEPGETEEVGDALDAVSGASVGYTQDDIGYVRLTVRTGQADAAIEEATALSSVHAIDMNDEIQVPDPAPDSGEATGRGGHGSGHGSDYDGPDEDTPADNPYQPANDTGAVDFVEDHPEYDGRGVTVGILDTGVDLAHPALQETTTGERKIVDWVTATDPILDGDGTWRPMLTAVSGGSFTLNGRSYTAPEGEYLVSTFSESVAVGEIGGDVNRDGDTTDRWALLYDPEAGTVRVDVNDNADLTDDEAMTPYGDDHQIGYFGTDDPDTAIAEAMPFVVEIREDVAMDPYGGDWVGQVRDFVNIGIVEGMHGTHVAGITAANGLFGGDMDGAAPGAQIVSARACVFTGGCTYTALFEGMIDLVVNRDVDLVNVSIGGLPALNDGNNARARLYTELIDTYDVQLFISAGNDGPGTNTISDPAVADKVVAVGAGISDETWAANYGSEVRTAYNLLPFSSAGPRDDGGFKPTIVGAGASINTIPTWQPGSPVAEAGYDLPPGYGMLQGTSMASPQVTGSSALLLSAARQRDIDLSPADLRTALTSSADEIRGVQAHEQGAGLMDTEGAWRLIRQGATAREYTVSAPVDHAMSDYLATPGTGTGVYDRESAPAVGESEDYEITITRTTGPDRPVRHHLALENNDGSTFRIDGRSSVSLPLDEPVTVTLRAKPRSAGVHSAILTVDDSSTRGTDQQILATVVVPEELSGPDWSTSDSGRVERNSTESYFVTVPEGTRSLEVALDGLAEDSQTRWIAITPYGTLADDSTTSFCYPNYDNPNNTCRPDLRSYDDPIPGVWEFEVEARRTSPVRNNPYTLTSTVLGTTFDPETVELGHADAGEPLTIGWGLTNDLAPVRGTLAAGEMGSAHDETPTIGGGETLTWDVTVGEGTSQFDVVIGSPSDPGSDLDLTVYRDGTLVGSSTSSGSEEAVRLTDPAAGTYTIEVYGYAVPSGSTTFAYRDAYLSSELGTVEVDEDTVLDLDTGATATATATVTVTAAAAEAGMDRQVFGEVRLLNENGTVTGSGAVTIDHVTP, from the coding sequence ATGCCCATGTCACTGAGACCATCCCATCGACACCTGTCGCGCGTGACCCTCGCGGCCGGCCTCGTGGCCGCGCTCGCCGTCACCGGAGCGGCACCTGCGCTGGCGACGGACAGCGACCCGCTGTCCGTACCGGACAAGCCGATCGACGAGAAGTTCTCCACCCAGGACGCCACGCTGCTGGCCGAGGCCAAGGACGCGGGCGACCCGTTCGTCACGCTGATGATCGCCGCCGAGCCGGGCGAGACCGAGGAGGTCGGCGACGCGCTCGACGCCGTCTCCGGAGCCTCCGTCGGCTACACCCAGGACGACATCGGCTATGTGCGGCTCACCGTCCGCACCGGCCAGGCCGACGCCGCGATCGAGGAGGCCACCGCCCTCTCCTCGGTCCACGCGATCGACATGAACGACGAGATCCAGGTCCCCGACCCCGCACCCGACTCCGGCGAGGCGACCGGGCGCGGCGGCCACGGCAGCGGCCACGGCAGCGACTACGACGGCCCCGACGAGGACACCCCGGCAGACAACCCGTACCAGCCGGCCAACGACACCGGCGCCGTCGACTTCGTCGAGGACCACCCGGAGTACGACGGCCGCGGCGTCACAGTCGGCATCCTCGACACCGGTGTCGACCTCGCCCACCCCGCCCTGCAGGAGACCACGACCGGCGAGCGGAAGATCGTGGACTGGGTCACCGCCACCGACCCGATCCTCGACGGCGACGGCACCTGGCGCCCCATGCTCACCGCCGTGAGCGGCGGCTCATTCACGCTGAACGGCCGCTCCTACACCGCGCCCGAGGGCGAGTACCTGGTCAGCACGTTCAGCGAGTCCGTCGCCGTCGGCGAGATCGGCGGCGACGTGAACCGCGACGGCGACACCACCGACCGCTGGGCGCTGCTGTACGACCCCGAGGCCGGCACCGTCCGCGTGGACGTGAACGACAACGCCGACCTCACCGACGACGAGGCGATGACGCCCTACGGCGACGACCACCAGATCGGGTACTTCGGCACCGACGACCCGGACACCGCGATCGCCGAGGCCATGCCGTTCGTCGTGGAGATCCGCGAGGACGTCGCGATGGACCCGTACGGCGGCGACTGGGTCGGCCAGGTCCGCGACTTCGTGAACATCGGCATCGTGGAGGGCATGCACGGCACCCACGTCGCCGGCATCACCGCGGCCAACGGCCTGTTCGGCGGCGACATGGACGGCGCCGCGCCCGGCGCGCAGATCGTCTCGGCGCGCGCCTGCGTCTTCACCGGCGGCTGCACGTACACCGCGCTGTTCGAGGGCATGATCGACCTCGTCGTGAACCGGGACGTCGACCTCGTCAACGTCTCGATCGGCGGCCTGCCCGCCCTCAACGACGGCAACAACGCCCGCGCCCGGCTGTACACCGAGCTGATCGACACCTACGACGTGCAGCTCTTCATCTCGGCGGGCAACGACGGCCCGGGCACCAACACCATCAGTGACCCGGCCGTGGCCGACAAGGTCGTGGCGGTCGGCGCCGGCATCTCCGACGAGACATGGGCCGCGAACTACGGCTCCGAGGTCCGCACCGCCTACAACCTCCTGCCGTTCTCCTCGGCCGGCCCCCGCGACGACGGCGGCTTCAAGCCCACGATCGTCGGCGCCGGCGCCTCGATCAACACCATCCCGACCTGGCAGCCCGGCAGCCCCGTCGCGGAGGCCGGCTACGACCTGCCGCCCGGCTACGGCATGCTCCAGGGCACGTCCATGGCGTCCCCGCAGGTCACCGGCTCGTCCGCGCTGCTGCTCTCCGCCGCGCGGCAGCGGGACATCGACCTCTCCCCCGCCGACCTGCGCACCGCGCTCACCAGCTCGGCCGACGAGATCCGCGGCGTGCAGGCGCACGAGCAGGGCGCCGGCCTGATGGACACCGAGGGCGCCTGGCGGCTCATCCGGCAGGGCGCGACGGCGCGCGAGTACACCGTCTCCGCGCCCGTGGACCACGCCATGTCGGACTACCTGGCGACCCCCGGCACCGGCACCGGCGTGTACGACCGCGAGAGCGCCCCGGCCGTCGGCGAGAGCGAGGACTACGAGATCACGATCACCCGCACCACCGGTCCCGACCGCCCGGTCCGCCACCACCTGGCGCTGGAGAACAACGACGGCAGCACGTTCCGCATCGACGGCCGTTCGTCCGTCTCGCTGCCGCTGGACGAGCCGGTGACCGTCACGCTGCGGGCCAAGCCGCGCTCGGCCGGCGTCCACAGCGCGATCCTCACGGTGGACGACAGCTCGACCCGCGGCACCGACCAGCAGATCCTCGCCACGGTCGTCGTGCCCGAGGAGCTGTCCGGACCCGACTGGTCCACCAGCGACTCCGGCCGCGTCGAGCGCAACTCCACCGAGTCGTACTTCGTGACCGTCCCCGAGGGCACCCGCTCCCTGGAGGTCGCCCTGGACGGCCTGGCCGAGGACAGCCAGACCCGGTGGATCGCCATCACCCCGTACGGCACGCTGGCGGACGACTCCACCACGTCGTTCTGCTACCCGAACTACGACAACCCCAACAACACCTGCCGCCCCGACCTGCGCAGCTACGACGACCCGATCCCGGGCGTGTGGGAGTTCGAGGTCGAGGCGCGCCGCACCTCCCCGGTGCGGAACAACCCGTACACCCTCACAAGCACCGTGCTGGGCACCACGTTCGACCCGGAGACGGTCGAGCTGGGCCACGCCGACGCGGGTGAGCCGCTGACCATCGGCTGGGGCCTCACCAACGACCTGGCGCCCGTCCGCGGCACCCTGGCCGCCGGCGAGATGGGCTCGGCGCACGACGAGACACCCACCATCGGCGGGGGCGAGACCCTCACCTGGGACGTCACCGTCGGCGAGGGCACCTCGCAGTTCGACGTGGTGATCGGCAGCCCGTCCGACCCCGGCTCCGACCTCGACCTGACGGTCTACCGGGACGGCACGCTCGTCGGCTCCTCCACGTCCTCCGGCTCCGAGGAGGCCGTGCGCCTGACCGACCCGGCGGCCGGCACGTACACGATCGAGGTGTACGGCTACGCCGTGCCGAGCGGCTCGACGACCTTCGCCTACCGCGACGCCTACCTCAGCTCCGAGCTGGGCACCGTCGAGGTCGACGAGGACACCGTCCTGGACCTGGACACCGGCGCGACCGCTACGGCCACCGCCACGGTCACCGTCACCGCCGCAGCGGCCGAGGCCGGCATGGACCGGCAGGTCTTCGGCGAGGTCAGGCTGCTCAACGAGAACGGCACCGTCACGGGATCCGGCGCGGTCACGATCGACCACGTGACACCGTGA
- a CDS encoding HNH endonuclease has product MHHVLVLNASYEPLGVVPVRRALILLLNDKAVSLETSGTLLRSATRAVPAPSVVRLKRFVRVPYRTAVPLTRRALFARDGGRCAYCGGVATSVDHVVPRSRGGRHAWDNVVAACRSCNHIKADRHVAELGWRLRHTPGPPSGLAWRIIGTGHRDPRWLPYLRPYGADDALARIDGRSG; this is encoded by the coding sequence GTGCACCACGTCTTGGTCCTCAACGCGTCGTACGAGCCGCTGGGCGTCGTACCGGTCCGGCGCGCACTCATCCTGCTGCTGAACGACAAGGCCGTCAGTCTCGAGACCTCGGGCACGCTGCTGCGCAGCGCCACCCGAGCCGTCCCCGCGCCGAGCGTCGTCAGGCTGAAACGGTTCGTCCGTGTGCCGTACCGGACGGCCGTGCCGCTGACCCGCAGGGCGCTGTTCGCCCGGGACGGCGGGCGGTGCGCCTACTGCGGCGGCGTCGCCACCAGCGTCGACCACGTCGTCCCGCGCAGCCGGGGCGGCCGGCACGCCTGGGACAACGTCGTCGCCGCCTGCCGCTCGTGCAACCACATCAAGGCCGACCGGCACGTCGCCGAGCTCGGCTGGCGCCTGCGGCACACACCGGGGCCGCCGTCCGGGCTCGCCTGGCGCATCATCGGCACCGGCCACCGCGACCCGCGCTGGCTGCCGTACCTGCGGCCGTACGGCGCGGACGACGCCCTCGCCCGCATCGACGGACGGTCCGGCTGA
- the pepN gene encoding aminopeptidase N — MPGTNLTREEARERARLLTVDAYDIALDLSGAQEGGTFRSETTVRFTAREAGATFVDLIAPAVTGITLNGTPLAPAEVFADSRITLAHVAEGENELRVVADCAYTNTGEGLHRSLDPVDQQAYLYTQFEVPDARRVFACFEQPDLKASFRFTVTAPEGWTVISNSPTPKPEGTVWSFEPTPRISTYITAIVAGPYHAVHSTWEGGGRTVPLGLYCRPSLAEHLDADAVFEVTRQGFDWFQEKFDHPYPFAKYDQLFVPEFNAGAMENAGAVTIRDQYVFRSKVTDAAYEARAETILHELAHMWFGDLVTMEWWNDLWLNESFATYTSVACQAHAPGSRWPHAWTSFANSMKTWAYRQDQLPSTHPIMAEIRDLDDVLVNFDGITYAKGASVLKQLVAYVGMDEFFRGVQTYFKRHAWSNTRLTDLLTALEETSGRDLSAWSKAWLETAGINVLRPEIAVDDAGTITRFAVRQEAPALPAGAKGEPTLRPHRIAIGLYELVDGALTRTDRIELDVDGELTEVPGLTGRARPAVVLLNDDDLSYAKVRLDPESTAAVARHVGDFTESLPRALCWASAWDMTRDGEMATRDYLTLVLGGIGKETDIGVVQSLHRQVKLALDLYSAPDRRAQGLATWSAAALDHLRSAAPGSDHQLAWARAFAAAARSDAELDVLAGLLDGSETIPGLTVDTDLRWELLERLAATGRADEPEIAAELERDATSAGERHAAAARAARPTPEAKAEAWAQVVEGDSLPNALQEAVIGGFVQTDQRELLAPYTEKYFAALKDVWASRSHEMAQQIAVGLYPAAQAERATLEVTDAWLATAEPSAALRRLVTESRAGVERALRAQAADAAAE; from the coding sequence GTGCCAGGCACGAATCTCACCCGGGAAGAGGCGCGGGAGCGGGCACGGCTGCTCACCGTGGACGCCTACGACATCGCGCTCGACCTGTCCGGCGCGCAGGAGGGCGGCACCTTCCGCTCCGAGACCACCGTGCGGTTCACCGCGCGCGAGGCGGGCGCCACCTTCGTCGACCTGATCGCGCCCGCCGTCACCGGCATCACGCTCAACGGCACCCCGCTCGCGCCCGCCGAGGTGTTCGCCGACTCGCGGATCACCCTCGCGCACGTCGCCGAGGGCGAGAACGAGCTGCGTGTCGTCGCCGACTGCGCCTACACCAACACCGGCGAGGGCCTGCACCGCTCGCTCGACCCGGTGGACCAGCAGGCGTACCTCTACACCCAGTTCGAGGTCCCGGACGCCCGGCGCGTCTTCGCCTGCTTCGAGCAGCCCGACCTCAAGGCGTCGTTCCGCTTCACCGTCACCGCCCCCGAGGGCTGGACCGTCATCTCGAACTCCCCGACGCCGAAGCCCGAGGGCACCGTCTGGTCGTTCGAGCCGACGCCGCGCATCTCCACGTACATCACGGCCATCGTCGCCGGCCCCTACCACGCGGTGCACAGCACCTGGGAGGGCGGCGGGCGGACCGTGCCGCTCGGCCTGTACTGCCGGCCCTCGCTGGCCGAGCACCTGGACGCCGACGCCGTCTTCGAGGTCACGCGGCAGGGCTTCGACTGGTTCCAGGAGAAGTTCGACCACCCCTACCCGTTCGCCAAGTACGACCAGCTCTTCGTGCCGGAGTTCAACGCCGGCGCGATGGAGAACGCGGGCGCCGTCACCATCCGCGACCAGTACGTCTTCCGCTCGAAGGTCACCGACGCCGCCTACGAGGCGCGCGCCGAGACGATCCTCCACGAGCTGGCCCACATGTGGTTCGGCGACCTCGTGACCATGGAGTGGTGGAACGACCTGTGGCTGAACGAGTCGTTCGCCACCTACACGTCGGTCGCCTGCCAGGCCCACGCGCCGGGCAGCCGCTGGCCGCACGCCTGGACCAGCTTCGCCAACTCCATGAAGACCTGGGCGTACCGGCAGGACCAGCTCCCGTCGACCCACCCGATCATGGCGGAGATCCGCGACCTCGACGACGTCCTGGTCAACTTCGACGGCATCACCTACGCCAAGGGCGCGAGCGTCCTCAAGCAGCTCGTCGCCTACGTCGGCATGGACGAGTTCTTCCGCGGCGTGCAGACGTACTTCAAGCGCCACGCCTGGTCCAACACCCGCCTCACCGACCTGCTGACGGCGCTGGAGGAGACCAGCGGCCGTGACCTGTCGGCCTGGTCCAAGGCGTGGCTGGAGACCGCAGGCATCAACGTCCTGCGGCCCGAGATCGCCGTGGACGACGCCGGGACGATCACCCGGTTCGCCGTCCGGCAGGAGGCGCCGGCGCTCCCGGCCGGCGCCAAGGGCGAGCCGACGCTGCGCCCGCACCGCATCGCGATCGGCCTGTACGAGCTGGTGGACGGCGCCCTGACCCGCACCGACCGGATCGAACTCGACGTGGACGGCGAGCTGACGGAGGTCCCCGGGCTGACGGGACGCGCCCGCCCCGCCGTCGTCCTGCTGAACGACGACGACCTCTCGTACGCCAAGGTCCGCCTCGACCCCGAGTCCACGGCGGCCGTCGCCCGGCACGTCGGCGACTTCACCGAGTCGCTGCCGCGCGCCCTGTGCTGGGCGTCCGCGTGGGACATGACGCGCGACGGCGAGATGGCCACCCGCGACTACCTCACGCTCGTCCTCGGCGGCATCGGCAAGGAGACCGACATCGGCGTGGTGCAGTCGCTGCACCGCCAGGTCAAGCTCGCCCTCGACCTGTACAGCGCGCCCGACCGGCGCGCGCAGGGGCTCGCCACCTGGTCGGCCGCGGCGCTCGACCACCTGCGGTCGGCCGCGCCCGGCAGCGACCACCAGCTCGCATGGGCGCGCGCGTTCGCGGCGGCGGCCCGCTCCGACGCCGAACTCGACGTCCTCGCCGGCCTGCTGGACGGCTCGGAGACGATTCCCGGCCTGACCGTCGACACCGACCTGCGGTGGGAGCTGCTGGAGCGGCTCGCCGCCACCGGCCGCGCCGACGAGCCGGAGATCGCGGCCGAGCTGGAGCGGGACGCCACCTCCGCCGGCGAGCGGCACGCCGCGGCGGCGCGCGCCGCGCGGCCGACGCCGGAGGCCAAGGCCGAGGCGTGGGCGCAGGTCGTCGAGGGCGACAGCCTGCCGAACGCCCTGCAGGAGGCCGTGATCGGCGGCTTCGTGCAGACCGACCAGCGGGAGCTGCTCGCGCCGTACACCGAGAAGTACTTCGCGGCGCTGAAGGACGTGTGGGCCTCCCGCAGCCACGAGATGGCGCAGCAGATCGCGGTCGGGCTGTACCCGGCCGCGCAGGCGGAGCGCGCCACTCTCGAGGTGACGGACGCGTGGCTGGCGACGGCCGAGCCGTCCGCGGCGCTGCGCCGGCTCGTCACCGAGTCGCGCGCGGGCGTGGAGCGGGCGCTGCGGGCGCAGGCGGCCGACGCGGCGGCGGAGTGA
- the malQ gene encoding 4-alpha-glucanotransferase: MDRLPRLAAAHGVATSYEPSPGRRVNVPEDTVAAVLTALGVDPGADPDEAAPGAGRLLPPTVAVRGTNALPPAVLAGLPHGTALRITTGDGRTLALADDGTLPAGTSGALPPGYHTLRATAPDGRAADATLIAAPARLPGAPGRSVGLLVQLYSLLSARSWGMGDLVDLADLATWAGHVLGAGFIQLNPLHAAVPGGSGEATDPSPYRPGTRRYADPVHLRIEDIPEYAYLGPEARHRTDRLIARAAALRTAVLEKGAPIDRDAVWALKRQALEIVRAVPLSPGRYASYWAFLAEQGQALEDHATWCALAELHGPDWRSWSPGLRDPRSPETARARGDHLDRIDFHSWLAWLTDIQLRRAQRSAQASGMTIGLVHDLALGVHPNGSDAWAQQGILASGMSAGAPPDAFNADGQDWGLPPWRPDALAEHGYAPYRELLAGLLRHAGGLRVDHVMGQFRLWWIPEGAAPSEGTYVTYDADAMLGVLALEAERAGAVVIGEDLGTVEPGVREELADRGVAGTSVLWFERDWAAPGSPPLPPEAWRADCLATVTTHDLPSTAARLAGDHVRLRERLGLLAPGTGELNAALAESAEWQAVFARLGLLPPGATEEGQIAAAYRFLARTPARMIGIWLPDMVGDRRPQNLPGTWREYPNWRLPVADGAGRPVTLEELTTSARVTALVRAVREEMAGS, from the coding sequence ATGGACCGGCTGCCCCGGCTCGCCGCGGCGCACGGCGTCGCCACCTCCTACGAACCCTCGCCCGGCCGGCGCGTCAACGTCCCCGAGGACACCGTCGCCGCCGTCCTGACCGCCCTCGGCGTCGATCCCGGCGCCGACCCCGACGAGGCGGCCCCCGGGGCCGGCCGCCTCCTGCCGCCCACCGTCGCCGTCCGCGGCACGAACGCCCTGCCGCCCGCCGTCCTCGCGGGCCTGCCCCATGGCACCGCCCTGCGGATCACCACCGGCGACGGCCGTACGCTCGCCCTCGCCGACGACGGCACCCTCCCCGCCGGCACGTCCGGCGCGCTGCCGCCCGGCTACCACACGCTCCGCGCCACCGCCCCCGACGGCCGCGCCGCCGACGCCACCCTGATCGCCGCGCCCGCCCGGCTGCCGGGCGCGCCGGGCCGCAGCGTCGGGCTCCTCGTCCAGCTCTACTCGCTGCTGTCCGCCCGCTCCTGGGGCATGGGCGACCTGGTGGACCTCGCCGACCTCGCCACCTGGGCGGGACACGTCCTGGGCGCCGGCTTCATCCAGCTCAACCCGCTCCACGCCGCCGTCCCCGGCGGCTCGGGCGAGGCCACCGACCCGTCCCCCTACCGGCCCGGCACCCGCAGGTACGCCGACCCGGTGCACCTGCGCATCGAGGACATCCCCGAGTACGCCTACCTCGGCCCCGAGGCCCGCCACCGCACCGACCGGCTCATCGCCCGCGCCGCCGCGCTGCGGACCGCCGTCCTGGAGAAGGGCGCCCCGATCGACCGGGACGCCGTGTGGGCGCTGAAGCGGCAGGCGCTGGAGATCGTCCGCGCCGTCCCGCTCAGCCCCGGCCGGTACGCCTCGTACTGGGCGTTCCTCGCCGAGCAGGGCCAGGCGCTGGAGGACCACGCCACCTGGTGCGCGCTGGCCGAGCTGCACGGCCCTGACTGGCGCTCCTGGTCGCCGGGGCTGCGCGACCCCAGGTCGCCGGAGACGGCACGCGCGCGCGGCGACCACCTGGACCGCATCGACTTCCACAGCTGGCTCGCCTGGCTCACCGACATCCAGCTCCGGCGCGCCCAGCGCTCGGCGCAGGCGTCCGGCATGACGATCGGGCTCGTCCACGACCTCGCCCTCGGCGTTCACCCGAACGGTTCCGACGCCTGGGCGCAACAGGGGATCCTGGCGTCCGGCATGTCGGCGGGGGCGCCCCCCGACGCGTTCAACGCGGACGGCCAGGACTGGGGCCTGCCGCCCTGGCGGCCCGACGCGCTGGCGGAGCACGGCTACGCCCCGTACCGCGAGCTGCTCGCCGGGCTGCTGCGGCACGCGGGCGGACTGCGCGTCGACCATGTGATGGGCCAGTTCCGGCTGTGGTGGATCCCGGAGGGCGCGGCGCCGTCGGAGGGCACCTATGTGACCTACGACGCCGACGCGATGCTGGGCGTCCTCGCACTGGAGGCGGAGCGGGCGGGGGCCGTCGTCATCGGGGAGGACCTCGGCACGGTCGAGCCCGGCGTGCGCGAGGAGCTGGCGGACCGCGGGGTCGCCGGCACCTCGGTGCTGTGGTTCGAGCGGGACTGGGCGGCCCCCGGCAGCCCGCCGCTGCCGCCGGAGGCGTGGCGGGCCGACTGCCTGGCCACCGTCACCACGCACGACCTGCCGTCCACCGCCGCCCGCCTCGCCGGGGACCACGTGCGGCTGCGGGAGCGCCTCGGTCTGCTCGCGCCCGGCACCGGCGAGCTGAACGCCGCGCTCGCCGAGAGCGCCGAGTGGCAGGCGGTGTTCGCGCGGCTCGGGCTGCTGCCGCCGGGCGCGACGGAGGAGGGCCAGATCGCGGCCGCGTACCGGTTCCTCGCCAGGACGCCGGCGCGGATGATCGGGATCTGGCTGCCCGACATGGTGGGGGACCGCCGCCCGCAGAACCTGCCGGGCACCTGGCGCGAGTACCCCAACTGGCGGCTGCCCGTCGCGGACGGCGCGGGGCGGCCCGTCACCCTGGAGGAGCTGACGACCTCGGCGCGCGTCACCGCCCTCGTCCGGGCGGTGCGGGAGGAGATGGCGGGGTCCTGA
- a CDS encoding mechanosensitive ion channel family protein, with translation MGDNWEAWLTHGLRIVLILAVAFTVRFVVRRAISRLVGRLNREEAAPRRAGTRTGAGHGGGHTGFAVNPERRRQRSETIGSVLRSTASVVILGTAALMVLSELGVQLGPLMASAGIAGVAVGFGARSLVADVLNGMFMLLEDQYGVGDTIDAGEASGTVLEIGLRVTTLRGEQGEIWYVRNGEIKRIGNLSQGWSTAAVDVEVTADADLDHVRKVITAAGDEMSSTAPYDELLWEPVKVLGVDSVTRDAMVVRVMAKALPGAGPDVERELRWRIRRALAAAGIASDARPTAEPVTVPPPSPAAPEAAGDGAPKEQS, from the coding sequence ATGGGAGACAACTGGGAGGCGTGGCTGACGCACGGCCTGCGGATCGTGCTGATCCTCGCGGTGGCGTTCACCGTGCGGTTCGTGGTGCGGCGGGCCATCAGCCGGCTCGTCGGACGCCTGAACCGCGAGGAGGCCGCGCCCCGCAGGGCCGGCACCAGGACCGGTGCCGGGCACGGCGGGGGGCACACCGGATTCGCGGTGAACCCGGAGCGGCGCCGGCAGCGGTCGGAGACGATCGGCTCGGTCCTGCGCTCCACGGCGTCGGTCGTGATCCTCGGCACGGCGGCCCTGATGGTGCTGTCCGAGCTGGGCGTGCAGCTCGGTCCGCTCATGGCGAGCGCCGGGATCGCGGGCGTCGCGGTCGGTTTCGGGGCGCGCAGCCTGGTGGCCGACGTCCTCAACGGCATGTTCATGCTGCTGGAGGACCAGTACGGCGTGGGCGACACGATCGACGCCGGCGAGGCGAGCGGCACGGTCCTGGAGATCGGCCTGCGCGTGACGACGCTGCGCGGCGAGCAGGGCGAGATCTGGTACGTCCGCAACGGCGAGATCAAGCGCATCGGCAACCTGAGCCAGGGCTGGTCCACGGCCGCCGTCGACGTCGAGGTGACGGCGGACGCCGACCTGGACCACGTCCGCAAGGTGATCACGGCGGCCGGCGATGAGATGTCGTCCACCGCCCCGTACGACGAGCTGCTGTGGGAGCCGGTCAAGGTCCTCGGCGTGGACTCGGTGACGCGCGACGCGATGGTGGTGCGGGTGATGGCGAAGGCCCTGCCCGGCGCGGGTCCCGATGTGGAACGGGAGCTGCGCTGGCGGATCAGGCGCGCCCTGGCCGCGGCGGGCATCGCGTCGGACGCGCGGCCGACGGCCGAGCCGGTGACCGTGCCGCCGCCGTCCCCGGCTGCCCCGGAGGCCGCCGGGGACGGCGCCCCGAAGGAGCAGTCCTGA